The window GTGCCCCTCGACCCGGTGATCAGGTCGGTCATCGACGGTTTCCCCGGTGCGTTGGTCACGTACGCGGGGACCGGATCGGTCGTCCGCGCCGACGACCTCCTCCCCCGCATCTTCGAGAACCTCATCGGCAACAGCCTGAAACACGGGGGCGCGGCCGTCGGGATCGTGATCGACGTTGCCGCGGAGAACGGCGGCGTCGATGTCCGGGTCAGCGACACCGGCCCCGGCATCCCGCCCGAGGCGAGAAAAAAAGTCTTCGAGCGTTTCTTCAGGTACACCCGCTCCCGGCCGGGGCAGGGCCTCGGCCTCTATATCGTGGGGACGCTGGTCCAGAGGTACGGCGGCGAGATAAGGGTGGAGGACCGCGTGCAGGGGAGGCCCGAAGAGGGCGCCGCGTTCTGCTTCACTCTCAGGTCTGGCTGACAGCAGCTTTGTTGAATCGCTCGTGAAACGAAGTTTCAGGCGGTTCTTTGAAAACCACCTCGGTGGTTTTCATGGAGGTCATCCCAAAACTGATCATACTCTCTGTCCTGTCGACGGAATGATCAGTATTTGGTTCTGAAAAATCCTGTTCTGGTGTCTATTCCGTGGGGTTTCACCCCCCGGTCCCCCCACCATTACGATAGGGAGTGGGTGGCAGTCTTCTTCGATATGCAAGGTTTATCCTTCCCACATCCTATCCTGGTTTCGGGGGGCCGGGGGCGTCAGTCCCCCGGCAGAGAGTTGGGGGAAGGCGGTGGTTTCGCACCGCTCCATATGAAATTCGGGGGGACATCGACCCGATCATGAAATTTTCTCCCGAGCCCCCCACCATGCAGAGATGGGGGAATGAACGAGAGTTTTGGGATATGCTCATGGTAAACCCTCGTGTTAGGGCTGATGTGTCCCCCAACTCCCTGAGAGAAGACATAGTTCCACCGCCTTCCCCTCAATCCAGACCGGGGGACTCATCGCTATCGCTCGTCGCCCCCGAACCCCCGATCTTAAGATAGGGCCGGGGAAGGGTAATCCTGAACCTGGGAGTCTTCCATCCCCCCCTATCCCGAGTGGGGGTTCTGCGGCTGCGACCGAAGAGAGTCTGAGAAGACGAAGTCTTCGAGGACCGAAAGGAATGAGATCTAGAATATAGGATATCGCAGATATCCTGTTCCGGTAGATCTCCGCTCTGCCAGGGGTCGAAGACCTTCGAGCAGTCCCCCGGCACGGGCACGCCAGAAAAAAATTTGCAGATTCCTGATCTCTACCTTTTTTCCGCCGCCTGCACGGCCGCGGCGACGTCGGGGTGGATGGGGATGATCCGGTCGAACCCGGCGGTGACGAGCACGTCCCGCACCCGCGGCTGCGGTCCGGCGATGGAGAGGTCGCCGCCGCCCTTCCGCATCTCCTTGAGTGCCGTCAGCATCACCCGCAGACCCGAGGAACTCGTGTAGGTGAGGCCGCCGAGGTCGAGCACCACGGTACGGGGGTGCCGCCCGGTCACCGCCGCGAGCGCCTCCGCTGCGGCCGACGAGGAGACGGCGTCGAGCCTCCCCTGCAGGGAGACGACGACCGCCTGCCCTTCCGACCGCTCGGAGACCGCTATCTCCTCTGTGTTCATGGAGGAGAGGGTCGCCTTCGCCCCTCAAATATTTTCTTCCTCAGGTCACCGAGACGCGTGCAAAACGCCAGCGTGCGAGGAGATAGGTGAGGGCGGCGAAGACGAGGAGGACGCAGAAGGAGAAGGCGACGTCCGCGGCCGTCGTCACGTAGCGGACGCCGAGGGCGGTGAAGTCAGGGCCGATGGCGAAGTAGCGGATGCCGACGATGAGGTGGGTGAGGGGGTTCACCGCCGCGAGGGCCCTGAGGGCGTCGGGCAGGGTGGCCGTCGGGTACAGGGCGTTCGAGGCGAAGAAGATCGGGAGGGTGAGGAGGGTGATCACGGCCTGCAACCCTTCGGGCGTCTCCATCGTGACGGCGATCGCCGAGGAGAGGAAGAGGAAACCGAGGGCGAAGACGCCGACGAAGGCGAGCATGCCCGCGACGGCCGCGACCGTCTCCATCGCGCCGAAACCCGCGAAGAACTCGACGCCGAGAATGAGGCCGAAGCCGGTGATGACGATCGCCTGGAGGTACGACTTGGTCACGCCCGAGAGGGCGATGCCGACGATGATGCTGCCGCGGGGGAGGGGGCTTGCGACGATCTCCCGGAGGAGGCCCCAGTTTTTGTCGAAGAGGAAGATGATCCCGCCGTACAGGCTCGTGAACAGGGTGGTCAGGGCGATCACCCCGGCGCACATGAAGGTGAGGTAGCCGATTGTCGTTGTGCCGGGTGCGGCGGCCGGGGCGAAGCGGTCGAAGGAACTCGCCATCCCGATCCCGAAGAAGGCGAGCCAGAGGGCGGGCTGTACGAGGGAGGCGACCAGGACCGATTTGAAGCGGACGAAGCGGAGGAGGTCGCGCCAGGTGATGGTGAGAAAGCGGAGGTCCATTATGTCTCCCCCGCGAGCGCCCGCCCGGTGAAGTGGACGAAGACGTCGTCCATCGAGGGCTTTTTCATGTTCACCGCCGTGACCCTGATCCCCTCCTCGGCCATCGCCGCCATGACGCCTGGGAGGAGGCGGGTGCCGTCCGCGGCCGTCATGAGGAGGACGCCTTTCGCCTTCTCCCGCACCTCCTTCACGGCGGGCATCGCCGAGAGCACCGCTGCCGCCCGTTCCTTCTCTGCGGTCTCCAGGTAGATGAGGTCCTGGCCGAGTGCGTTTTTCAGGTCGATGGGTCGGCCCTGGAGGACGATCCGCCCGCCGTCGACGAGGTTGATCCGGTCGGAGAGGTGGTCGGCCTCGTCCATGTAGTGGGTGGTCAGGAAGATCGTCGTCCCGGCCTGGTTCACCTCCCGTATCGCGTCCCAGATCCGCCGGCGCGTCTGCGGGTCGAGGCCGATCGTCGGTTCGTCCAGGAAGAGAACTTTCGGGCGGGTCATGAGGCCGCGGGCAATCTCAAGCCGCCTCTTCATCCCGCCGGAGAGGTGACGGGTGAGGACGTCCCTCTTCTCGGTCAGGTCGACGAGGGCGAGGAGGTCGTCGATGCTCCTCCTCCTTTCCTCCGTCTCCATGCCGTACAGGCGGCCGTGGAACTCCAGGGTCTCGCCGACTGTCATGTCGCGGTCCAGGGTGACCTCCTGGAAGACGATCCCGATCGCCTCCCGCACCCGGTCGGGCTCGGCCGCCACGTCGAAACCGGCGACCACGGCCCGCCCTCTCTGGAGGGGGAGGAGGGTGGTGAGCACGTTGATCACCGTGCTCTTTCCGGCGCCGTTCGGGCCGAGGAAAGAGAAGATCTCCCCCTCCTCGACGGTGAAGCTGATCCCCTGCACCGCCTTCACCGTCCCGAAGGAGTGTTCGAGACCCTCCACCTCGATGACCGCCGCCATCCTTCCCTCTTTCCCTGCCTCATTCCTCTTGAAGGTAGCGGGGCGGGAGGTCGGGCCTGAAGTCCGCGACCTCCAGACAGGCGGGGGTGCCGGGTGCGGGCGGCGGCGCGGTGAGGGTGACGCCCTCAGGCCCCGCGGCGGCGACGGTTCCCGCGGTGAGGACCCACCCGTCGGCGTCGAGGAGGGCGGCGAAGTGGCCTGGGGTCGGGGCGTGGCCGATGCGGTGCACCTCGGGGCCGACGACGATCTCCTCCGCATCCTCCATGTGCCGGGCGAACCTCATGGCACGGTACTGCCGCCTCTCCCCCTGCGACCGACGCCGCACCGCGGGCGCCGGGGGGAGGCGGTGGGCCTGTATCGCCGGGAAAGGTGCGAGGATGCGGCCGATCTCGGCCTGCCTGCCGATGGCGACGATGTGGTCGGGTCTGAGAACCTCGATCGACCGCCTCTGGAACTCCACGCCGCCGTCGCCCCAGATGTAGCCGCAGGAATCGACGAGGACGACCTCCGGGCCGGTGGCAACGGCGGCGTCGAGGAGGCGCCGCAGGCCGGCGAGGGTCGCAAGAAGCGCGTGCGAGGGGGAGAACGCCCCGGTGAACCGCAGGCGGACCCTCCCGTCCGGGAGAGAGAGGCCGAGGGTGCCGGGCGGGCCGAGGACAGACTGCCCCGGATCGCCGTCGATATAGGCAACGCCCCCCGTCTGTGCGGCAATCCAGCGGGCAAGGGTCGTCTTGCCGCAGTCGCTCGCGCCGAGGAGGAAGACGGTCCCCCCGATGTCGTGTACGACTCTATCCCACCGCGGTTCAGGGACGATCATGTGATGCCATCGCATGGGCTATCTTCAAATATACCTCTATCCTCTGGAGGAGAAACAGGGGAGGAGACATGACACTGATGGAGTGCTGCCAGGTGCCGGTCGTGAGCGTCCCGCCGGAGACGCCGGTCTTCGACGTCGCCGCGATCATGGCCGAGCAGAATGTGGGGAGCGTCGTCGTGGTGGAGAAGAAGAAGCCCGTCGGGATCGTCACCGACCGGGACATCACGGTGAGGGTCACGGCGCACGGACTGGACCCGAAGAAAGTCCCGGCACGGACGGTGATGACCGCCGACCTTCTGGTGCTGGCCGGGACGACCGGCCTGTACGAGGCGCTCGAAGCGATCCGGAAGAAAGGGGTGAGGCGAGTCCCTGTCGTGGACGAGCACGGCGCCCTCACCGGGATCATCACGGTCGACGACATCATCCGCCTCCTTGCGGCCGAGATGGAGGGCATCTCCGCCGTCATCCGTGCGGGGACGCCGGTGATCTGAGGATCGATCTTTTTTTTTGGTGGCGGTATCTGCACGATCTTGTGAAGGGGAGCGCGGAGCCACCGCCTTCCCCACACTCTGGACTGGGGGACTGATGCACCCAGACCCCCGATCTAAGATAGGGCCAGGGAAGACAGAGCAGAGATCCGAGACGGAGATTGCCATCCCCTGCCTATCCTAATGGCGGGGGACGGGGGGGCGGCAGCCCCCCGGCTCAAGCACGTCGATCCACTGCCTCCTGCACATTGCTCAAAGGGGATTCCAGTGAAAATCAAGGATTTTCTTGAACGTGCTATCGTTCGTCCCTCTCATGCGATTGGTCCGGGGATGACAGAGCAGAGATCCCGAGGAAGAGATTGCCATCCCCCGTCTATCCCGAGCGTGAAAATCCCTATCTTCCCCCCTCTTCCAGAGCCCTTTTTTCCCCTCACGAGAAACCCTGATCCGCACGCCACACCACAACGTGCGGAGCATCACATGACAACAGCAGACATCATCCAGACGATGCTTGCGCCGGGGCTCATGATCTCGGCGTGCGGACTCCTCCTCCTCGGGATGAACAACAAGTACTCTCTCGTCCTGAACAGGATCCGCCTCCTCGACGAGGAGAAGAGGCGCTGCTCCCGGTGCGGCGACGATGCCGCCGGGCACCGGGAGAGCGTCTGCATCCAGCTCGCCGAACTCGGGGTGCGGGCGCGCCGCGAGAGGAACGCCATCCTCTCCTACTCGGCTTCGGTGGCGGCCTTCGTCGTCACCTCCCTCCTGATCGGCCTCTCCGACGTCCAGGGCCTGCCCGCCCTCTCCCTCCTCACCATCCTCTCCTTCCTCGTCGGGATGGTGCTCGTCCTCGCCGGCGTCCTCTTCGCGGCGCAGGAAGCCCTGATGGGCTACGAGATCATCTGCATCGACATGAAGGACGGATAACCCCCTCAGGGCCGCCTGTACATCGCGAAGGTCTCGCCGTATTCGAGGGCGTGACCCTGCATGGCGGCGACGAGGGCGTGCTGGTCCGAACCGGGCGCGAGGTCGAGGTGCGTGTCCAGGCCGTAGACCCGGAAATAATATCTGTGCGCCTCGCCCCGCGGCGGGCACGGCCCCAGGTAGCCGATCCGCCCATAACTGTTTGTCCCCTGGACCACGCCGACCGGCGCCTCCACCACCTTCTCCGGCGGGACGCCCTCCGGGACCACCGCCCGCCCGTCGGAGTAGCGCAGGGGCTCGATGTTCCATGCGAGCCAGGGGGAGAAGGAACACCCCTGTTCATACGGGTTGTGCACGATCAGGGCGACCGACGGCGCCGACAATCCGGTGATCGTGAGCCTCGGCGAGATGCCCGCGCCGTCGCAGGTGTGTCTGACGGGAAACTCGACAAAGCCGAGGTCGACGCCGATCCTGTGCAGACTCCGCTCTCCTGTCATGGCCCGACCTCTGTCCCGCCTCCTATATATCCCGCGGGGTGAGGTCGGACCTGTCCGCAACCATCAGCCATATGTAGCGTCCCTTCCAATTCTACTGGGAGAGCCATGTCTGACGAGGGTGGGCTTGATATCTATACGGACGGGGCGGCGCGGGGCAACCCCGGTCATGCAGCCTATGCCTACCTCCTCGTCGCGGACGACGCCGTCGTCCTCGAGGGCTCGGCCTATGCCGGTGTCACGACGAACAACACCGCCGAGTACCTCGCCATCATCCATGCCCTCGAAGCGGCGGCCGGGAGGACGGACGGCGACCTGTCCGTCTATTCGGACAGCGAACTCGTGGTCAGGCAGATGACCGGCGAGTACAGGGTGAACAAGGAGCACCTCAGGGACCTGAAGGCCCGCGTGCTCGCCCTCGCCGGCAGATTCAGGTCGGTGCGTTTCGTCTCCGTCCGCCGGACCAACCCTTTTATCGCACAGGCCGACCGCCTCTGCAACGACGAACTCGACCGGAGGGGTGCCTGACGGGCGACAGGGATACCCCGCAGGTGATCTCCGCGGCCGAGATCGCCGAGTTCACGTACTGTGCTCTCTCCTGGCAGTTCGGCCGGAACGGCAGGAGCACCACCTCCGCATCGAGCGAGCGGGGGATGCAGAAACACGCCGAGGTCGGAAAAAAACTCTTTGCCGTTGAAAAAGCGAGGCGAGAGTTCTGGCTCCTGACTATCCTCGGGTACGCCCTGCTCGCCCTCGCCCTGATCATCTTCCTCAGGTGGTTGCAGTGAACATCTATCTGGGCGAGGTTTTGATCCTCCTCCTTCTCGGTGCGCTTGCTTTTTTCATCTTCGCGATCAGGAGGCACTACTCCGTTCAGCCAATGAGAGATAAATTCGGGATACCGGAGGGCGAACTCCTGTACACCGACCTCGACGAAGAGACCGGGACCTTCTTCTCCGAGACCTACCGGATCTCGGGGAGGCCCGACTACGTGCTGCGGGACGAGATGACCGGGGCCTATATCCCGGTGGAGGTGAAGAGCGGGCGGGCGAGAAAGCCATACTGGAACCATATTCTTCAACTCGCCGCGTACTGCCTCCTTGTCGAGGAGCACTACGGCGTGCGTGTCCCCTACGGCATCCTGGTCTACGGCGAGGGGAAACAGCACCGGATCGATTTCACCGACGACCTGAGAGAACAGGTGCTCTCGACCGTGGCCGAGATGCGCCGGTGCCTGGACGGCGCCCAGGTCAGGCGGAACCACAATGCCCCGGCGCGGTGCCGGGGGTGCGGCCACCGGGAGGTCTGCCTCCTCGCGCTTGAGGAGGAGGAGTGATGGACCTCGTGCCCATCGGGGTGATCCGTTCGCCGTATAAAGTGCCCGGCGACGCCCCGCGGCAGGGGCGTCTCTCCGACGTCGTGAGCGAGATCGAGGTCTTCCCCGCGTACGCCCCGGCCCTTTCCGATATCGGAAATCACCGTCACCTGATCGTGCTGTACTGGCTCGACCGCGCCGACAGGTCGGCCCTGACGGCGACGCCGCCGGGGACAGAGCGGGAACTCGGCGTCTTCTCGACGCGGTCGCCGCACCGGCCGAACCCCATCGCCCTCTGTCTCGTCGACCTCCTTGCTGTCGAAGGCCTGACCCTCAGGGTCCGCGGCCTCGAAGCCCTGGACGGGAGTCCCCTCCTGGACATCAAACCCTATTCTCCCGCAATCGACACCGCCCCAGAGGGGGCGGCCTGAGCCACGTTCCCGTCCGGACGGGTTCGGGGCCTCGTCCTCTCCTCCCTTGCCGTCTTCGTGGCGATGGCCGGACTCGGGGTGATCTCGCCCCTGATGCCCTACTATGCCGGCGCCCTCGGGGCGTCGGGCATCGTCCTCGGCCTCCTCTTTGCGGCCTTCCCTCTTGCCCGCGGCATCTTCTCCCCCTATGCCGGCGCCCTCTCCGACCGTGAGGGGCGGCGGTGGTTCGTGGTCGCGGGCCTCCTCGGTTTTGCGGCGGTCTCGGCCCTGTACCCCTTCGCCGCGGGGGTCGTCCCCCTCTTCGTCGTCAGGTTCCTCCACGGCGCCGCGGCCGCGGTGGTGATCACCGTCGCCATGGCGAGCATCGCCGAGTCTGCCGACGACGATAAGGAAGGGGAGGCGATGGGCGTCTTCCACACCGCCATCTACCTGGGCATGGCGACAGGGCCGTTCATCGGCGGCGTCATCAGCGAGGCCGCCGGCATCCCCGAGGCCTTCTACACGATGGCGGCCCTCGCCGCCGTCGCCGGCATCGCCGCGATCGCCCTCCCCGCCGGACGGCCGCGGCCGCCGGCGCCCGGCCTCACGCACCCCTTCCTGACGATCGCCGCGGACAGGCCGATGGCGGGCATCCTGGTCTTCAGAGCGGTCCACGCCCTCGGCCGCGGGAGCATCCTTGCCTTCGTCCCCCTCTTCGCCCATGCCCGCGGCATCGGCCCCGAGATGGTCGGCCTCCTCCTCTTCGTCCACATCCTGGTCATCGCCGTTCTCCAGATGCCGAGCGGGCGCCTCGCCGACCGGGTGCCCCGGCCCCCCCTTGTCCTTGCCGGTTCCCTCGTCTCGTCTGTCGCCCTCCTTGCCGTCCCCTTC is drawn from Methanofollis sp. and contains these coding sequences:
- a CDS encoding HAMP domain-containing sensor histidine kinase, whose translation is VPLDPVIRSVIDGFPGALVTYAGTGSVVRADDLLPRIFENLIGNSLKHGGAAVGIVIDVAAENGGVDVRVSDTGPGIPPEARKKVFERFFRYTRSRPGQGLGLYIVGTLVQRYGGEIRVEDRVQGRPEEGAAFCFTLRSG
- a CDS encoding STAS domain-containing protein, with product MNTEEIAVSERSEGQAVVVSLQGRLDAVSSSAAAEALAAVTGRHPRTVVLDLGGLTYTSSSGLRVMLTALKEMRKGGGDLSIAGPQPRVRDVLVTAGFDRIIPIHPDVAAAVQAAEKR
- a CDS encoding ABC transporter permease, which produces MDLRFLTITWRDLLRFVRFKSVLVASLVQPALWLAFFGIGMASSFDRFAPAAAPGTTTIGYLTFMCAGVIALTTLFTSLYGGIIFLFDKNWGLLREIVASPLPRGSIIVGIALSGVTKSYLQAIVITGFGLILGVEFFAGFGAMETVAAVAGMLAFVGVFALGFLFLSSAIAVTMETPEGLQAVITLLTLPIFFASNALYPTATLPDALRALAAVNPLTHLIVGIRYFAIGPDFTALGVRYVTTAADVAFSFCVLLVFAALTYLLARWRFARVSVT
- a CDS encoding ATP-binding cassette domain-containing protein is translated as MAAVIEVEGLEHSFGTVKAVQGISFTVEEGEIFSFLGPNGAGKSTVINVLTTLLPLQRGRAVVAGFDVAAEPDRVREAIGIVFQEVTLDRDMTVGETLEFHGRLYGMETEERRRSIDDLLALVDLTEKRDVLTRHLSGGMKRRLEIARGLMTRPKVLFLDEPTIGLDPQTRRRIWDAIREVNQAGTTIFLTTHYMDEADHLSDRINLVDGGRIVLQGRPIDLKNALGQDLIYLETAEKERAAAVLSAMPAVKEVREKAKGVLLMTAADGTRLLPGVMAAMAEEGIRVTAVNMKKPSMDDVFVHFTGRALAGET
- a CDS encoding Clp1/GlmU family protein, whose translation is MIVPEPRWDRVVHDIGGTVFLLGASDCGKTTLARWIAAQTGGVAYIDGDPGQSVLGPPGTLGLSLPDGRVRLRFTGAFSPSHALLATLAGLRRLLDAAVATGPEVVLVDSCGYIWGDGGVEFQRRSIEVLRPDHIVAIGRQAEIGRILAPFPAIQAHRLPPAPAVRRRSQGERRQYRAMRFARHMEDAEEIVVGPEVHRIGHAPTPGHFAALLDADGWVLTAGTVAAAGPEGVTLTAPPPAPGTPACLEVADFRPDLPPRYLQEE
- a CDS encoding CBS domain-containing protein; protein product: MTLMECCQVPVVSVPPETPVFDVAAIMAEQNVGSVVVVEKKKPVGIVTDRDITVRVTAHGLDPKKVPARTVMTADLLVLAGTTGLYEALEAIRKKGVRRVPVVDEHGALTGIITVDDIIRLLAAEMEGISAVIRAGTPVI
- a CDS encoding DUF2721 domain-containing protein, with product MTTADIIQTMLAPGLMISACGLLLLGMNNKYSLVLNRIRLLDEEKRRCSRCGDDAAGHRESVCIQLAELGVRARRERNAILSYSASVAAFVVTSLLIGLSDVQGLPALSLLTILSFLVGMVLVLAGVLFAAQEALMGYEIICIDMKDG
- a CDS encoding YbhB/YbcL family Raf kinase inhibitor-like protein translates to MTGERSLHRIGVDLGFVEFPVRHTCDGAGISPRLTITGLSAPSVALIVHNPYEQGCSFSPWLAWNIEPLRYSDGRAVVPEGVPPEKVVEAPVGVVQGTNSYGRIGYLGPCPPRGEAHRYYFRVYGLDTHLDLAPGSDQHALVAAMQGHALEYGETFAMYRRP
- a CDS encoding ribonuclease HI family protein encodes the protein MSDEGGLDIYTDGAARGNPGHAAYAYLLVADDAVVLEGSAYAGVTTNNTAEYLAIIHALEAAAGRTDGDLSVYSDSELVVRQMTGEYRVNKEHLRDLKARVLALAGRFRSVRFVSVRRTNPFIAQADRLCNDELDRRGA
- the cas4 gene encoding CRISPR-associated protein Cas4 → MNIYLGEVLILLLLGALAFFIFAIRRHYSVQPMRDKFGIPEGELLYTDLDEETGTFFSETYRISGRPDYVLRDEMTGAYIPVEVKSGRARKPYWNHILQLAAYCLLVEEHYGVRVPYGILVYGEGKQHRIDFTDDLREQVLSTVAEMRRCLDGAQVRRNHNAPARCRGCGHREVCLLALEEEE
- the tsaA gene encoding tRNA (N6-threonylcarbamoyladenosine(37)-N6)-methyltransferase TrmO, translating into MDLVPIGVIRSPYKVPGDAPRQGRLSDVVSEIEVFPAYAPALSDIGNHRHLIVLYWLDRADRSALTATPPGTERELGVFSTRSPHRPNPIALCLVDLLAVEGLTLRVRGLEALDGSPLLDIKPYSPAIDTAPEGAA